Genomic window (Dyadobacter fanqingshengii):
CCAAATAAACCAAAAAACCCTTCCTTAACCTGCTGCGGATTCGAAAAGCTGAGATTTTGCGTGATAGGCGTGAAGTCGAGGAAATAAATGAGCGCCACGAATGCCGTGAAAAGCACCGTGGTAAAAAACTGGTTGCGGCGGCCGGTGATGAGGAACATGAGCGCGATAACCGGCAGAACCATCAAGCCGTTTCCATATGTGAATGTGGCGGCAATGGCGAAAATCAGGCTAATAAAAACCCTTTTTGGATGATAAGCAGCGAAATAAAGCGCAGAAAGTACAAAAAGGATGACGCCGAAGTTGCAAAGCGAGCTGACGCCCCAAAAAATATTCTCGTAAGATTGAATGTTAAACCAAAGCCACAAAACGGGCACGAAATACCAGATGGAAATGTGCAGTTTTTGAAATGCTTTGTAAAAAATAAATGCGCACAATCCCCAGCAAATGTTGGCGACGATCATTAACCAGACGAGGTTAACGCGGCCAAAAATATCATAAAATAGCAGGATGACAGAGCGGGAAAAAACGAGGCGGTGCTCGGGAAATAATGTGGTAAGCAGTTTCCAGCGTTCGGGCAAGGTGGCCTTTTCAAACTCGGGAATAATGCCGAAAACGAGGATGTCGTCGAAGGCTACATAATTGACATTCAGTGCAATGGACTTGAAAACCCAGATATAAAGAATAATGGGAATGATACAAAACAAAAATGCCAGCCAGATCTTATTCCGGATGAAGCCTAGGAGAGTCAAAAACATATTTCAATTCATTCGTGCCGGGAATCCAACACGCTAATTAAGCAGGTGAATGAGGATTTTCAACCATTGAAGGCTTTAATTTTCTGTTTCCTCTTCCGCTGATGCGCGCGGATCTTTGGTGTAATCGTAAAGAAGTTTGCCTTTTTCATCCCATTCTCTCAGCACAAACGGCTCAAATTCTTCGTCCCAGCCCGATTTCGGATATTGAATTTCTTTTTTGCGCTGGCGACGGAATTGATAGTATTCAACCCAGCGACCGATTTTCTCACCGCCATCATATTTGCCGCTCACCGCCAGCTGGCCTTCTTTATAAAACTGCATATACTCGCCCTCAACCTGCCCGAACATTACCGGCAAAACCTCCTTGATCTGACTGTGCGCTGAGTCATAGTAAGTGATACGCGATTCGGCAGGGAAGCCATGCTCCCAAATAGACTTGTCGATCAGATTAAATTTGGCATCATACTTGACCCAGCGGCCATCTTTCGCACCCATATAGTAAAAGCCTTCCTCGATCAGGTTTTCTCCGCTGTACTTTTTGTAAGAGCCATGCAGCGGCAATGCTTGTTCCTTATCCTTAATGAGCGCAGAGCTCAATTTTTTGCCTTTCTTATCATACCAGCGCGTATTTGCACCCAGGACATATTGGTTCAGAGGCTTATATTCCTTCAATACATGGAAATATTCAACCGTTGCCCGGTCACCGCTGCCGTATTTGACAGACATGCTTTGCATAGGAATGCCTTCGTACTGCACCTTTGCAAGCTTCGCTTTCTCCTTCTTGCTTTTGCGGTCTTTCTTTTGACTTTTAAACTCTTTAACTTTTAATCCAAGGTCAGGAATGGTCTCGCCAAACAATGTGGACAGGCTTGTAGACTTTCCTTCCGCGCCCGGCGTGGATGCGCCCGGAACTGATGCGCCCACAACGGGATCCAGGCCGGATACAAATGATTTAAGTCCTTTGGAGCGGTTGATAGTATCCTGTTTAACCGTTTCTTTTGGCAACCAGGAAGGCGTTTCCTTGCTTGGTTCCGATTGCCCCAATGCCGTCTGAGCCAGAATAAGAGCGAAAAAGCACCAGAAAAGAATAAGTCTTTGCATGTGTATTGAATTTTTCTTCAGAGCAAGATTGTTACTTTTGTAACGAATTGATTATTTCTATATTGATTATCAACGCACAAATTTAAAAAAACGCAGTGGAAAAAAGTGCTAAAATTTATATCGCCGGACATCGCGGGATGGTGGGCTCAGCCATTCATCGTAAATTAGTTAAAGAAGGATTTGATAATTTCCTGCTCAGGACCTCTTCTGAGTTGGATCTGCGTGATCAAAGCGCCGTTAGAAACTTTTTCGAAACAGAGCGGCCAGAGTATATTTTTTTGGCGGCTGCGAAAGTCGGCGGCATAATGGCCAATAATATTTACAGGGCGGAATTTTTGCACGATAATTTATTGATCCAAAACAATGTCATCGACAGCGCCTATCGTTCAAATGCTAAAAAGCTGATGTTTTTGGGTTCAAGCTGCATTTATCCAAAACTGGCACCGCAACCGCTGCATGAAGATTCGCTGCTTACCGGGCTTTTGGAGCCTACAAACGAACCTTATGCGATTGCTAAAATTGCCGGAATAAAAATGTGTGAAGCCTACCGCGCACAGTATGGCTGCAATTTTATCTCTGTAATGCCTACCAATCTTTACGGCCCGAATGATAATTACGATCTGAATAACTCCCACGTGCTTCCTGCAATGATCCGCAAATTCCATGAGGCGAAGGAAGAAAACAAGCCATTTGTTGAGCTTTGGGGCACTGGATCTCCTTTAAGGGAGTTTTTGCATGCCGATGACCTGGCTGATGCCTGTTATTTCCTGATGCAAAATTATGATGAACCTGCTTTCCTGAATGTGGGTGTCGGAGCGGACGTTTCAATAAAGACACTCGCAGAAATGATCCAGCGTGTAACCGGGTATTCCGGAGAAATTCATTGGAACACGGACAAGCCGGATGGCACGCCTCGCAAGTTAATGGACGTGAGCAAGCTGCATGCACTTGGGTGGAAACATCGTGTGGAATTGGAGGATGGAATAGCGGTTACTTATCAGGATTTTCTGCAAAAAATAGAAACTTACGCGGTTTAAACCAATTGAATGCAAAGGGTTACAATTGTGAAAAGCCTAATAATTAGCTACTAAATTCTATTTTAGCCTACGATAATTCTATTTTTTGACAAATTTTCAGTATATAATTGTAAGATTCTTCGGGAAACTAATTAGTTTTGCAGCGTCCTAAAAAAGGGATAATACAAAACCTTAGTCATAGAGAAATGTCGGCCATTATTAAGTTAGACCAGATAGACCGTAAAGTACTGGAGATCCTACAAACGAATGCTAAAATAACCAACGCACAACTGTCCAAAGAAATAGGCTTGTCGCCTGCACCGACTTTGGAGCGTGTCAAAAAATTAGAGCAATCAGGAATTATCAAAAGCTATCATGCGCAATTGGAGCCCGAAAAAGTGGGCCTGGGTGTTAGCACATTTGTACAAATTTCCCTGGTTGGGCATAGAAAAGCGGTTACAGAATCTTTCGTTGAAAAGATACATGCAATTCCAGAAGTTATTGAATGTCACCACATTACAGGAACGGGAGATTTTCTTCTTCGGGTGATTTCAAAAGACATCAGCACATATCAGAAATTGATGCTTGAAAAAATAAATGAGATTGAGGAAGTAGCCAGCACGCAAACGATGGTGATTCTTTCGACATTTAAAGAAAGCAAAGTGTTGCCGATCCCATGATCTTTTAAACACATTGATCAAACAAAAAGCGCCGGACTTTAAAATCCGGCGCTTTTTGTTTGGTACAAATGCTGTTTCTTATAAATGCATATGTTATTGGTGTTGCTCACGAAGCAGATCGTTCACAGTCTTCACTGGATTGAAAGTAATTAGGGGCACTTCAACGAATAATGTATTCCAATCAGCCATCGCGCCATTCCATAACCCGGGCAATTCCTGTGCTTTGAGCTCCTTACCATCTTTGGATTTTCCTGTAATGAAGCCGGTTAAGGGGTCACGGAATTTTTTCAGGTCATATAATTCGCCTTTGCTGTTTTTCACGGCGCAGACCAGATCCACTGGGTTAAAGTGTGTTGAGTTTTTGAAAATGCTGTTTTGCGACTCATCATCTACATCAACCTGCGCCGACTCTACAATTTGCAGAGACGATGAACCATCCGCATTCTCAGCCCAAAACGGACCGCCGCCTGGCTCTCCCTGGTTTTTAACCATTCCGCAAGCTCGCAAAGGCCTGTCCAGTTTCTTTTGAAAATAAATGGCTTTCTGATCATCCGACCATGAATCAAAGTCAGCAGGAGGAACAACGCATAATTCTGTTCTGAAAAATGAGTCCAGTTCGCTCAGTAATGCTGAGTGAGCCTGATTTTTCAGTTGTTCAAGATATGCGAAAATGCGTTTTTGATAGCTTAAAACAATTCCCGCTAATGCCTTCTTATAGGTGATTGTGTCTTGCTTAATTCTGTCAGGAACTACATTATCAATGTTTTTGATAAAAATAATGTCCGCATCCAACTGGCCCAGATTGTCCAGCAATGCGCCGTGACCTGCCGGACGGAACAATAGGCTGTCGTCTTTTTCACGGAAAGGCGTGTTATCGAGGTTAACGGCAATGGTATCCGTTGCGCTTTTTTGTTCTGAAAAAGAAACAATGTATCGCACGCCAAACTCGCTCTGGTAACTCGGCAGCACTTCTACAACCAGTTTTTCAAACTTATCGCGGTGCTCCGGCGAAACTGTGAAATGGATCTGAACATTGCTTCCGGCATTGGCATATTTGGCTCCTTCCACCAAATGTTCCTCCAAAGGCGTTCTGGAACGGTCTTCGTAGTTATGGAATTTGAGCAAGCCTTTTGGCAATTCTCCGTAGCCCAAACCTTTATTAGTCAGGAAATAAGAGGCTATTGTTTTTTCGTCCGCAGTTTCAATGTTGTTGCCATCCGCAGCTAATGAAGTTTTTAAATCATCGTAAAATGCGAAATCCTTTAATTTGGTAAAGAACTCATCCACAGACTTATCCTTCTTATCGTCCTGTAAAAAGCTGAAAAGGGATTTGAACATTCTCGTAGCAGCGCCTGATGCCGGAACAAACTTCAAAAGTGCGATTTCTCCTTCAGAAGCGCTTTTGTCAAATTCACTGATTACCGTTGCAATCTGATCGTCGGTCAGGCGAATAATACCATCACCAACGGTGGCGGCTTTTGAGAGTTGGAGGAAAGGGAATCCGTTTACAAAATAATTTACTTGTTCTTCTACTGTGGCAATATCGCTTCCGCGGTCTTTTATTTGTATAATGTCTTTTTCAATAAACATATAAACGGTCGTTTAATGGTGAAGTTTTAGGGAATGGCTTTTATAAAAATGGTAATGTAGTGTGGAAGGTAAAATCAATAAAGCTGGCGACAAACATACTATAACTATGCGAAGCGATTTATTTAAGAATTCGGAGTTTCGCGAAGCTCAGCAATAAAGTTTTTTCCCCAACCAGATTGAAATTAACGGTTGCCTTGCGATCCGTGCCGTTCACATCCATGCGGGTCACTTCTCCAAAACCAAATTTTAAATGTTCAACTTTATCACCTTCTTTCAGGTCAAAGGTGTCGCTGGGCACGAAATGTTCGGAAGGCGTATGCGTAACCGTCGTGCTGGAAGGTGTCGGGGCAGGTTTTCTTTGGGTTAAATTTCTGGCAAAGGACGTCACCGGACTCACGCTTTCTCTCGTAGGCGCTCCGTGAAGCATATTGGATACATTCAGGAAATGCGGATCAACTTCAAGAAGGAAACGGCTCGGTTCGCACATTTTCAGTCTTCCCCACTGATAGCGGCTTTCCGCGTAAGAAAATGACAGCTTCTTTTCGGCGCGGGTGATGGCGACATAAAACAGCCTTCTTTCTTCTTCCAGATCCTGGCGGCTTTCGAGCATCATCTGGCTGGGGAAAAGATCTTCTTCCAAACCCACAATAAATACATTCCGGAATTCCAGACCTTTCGCCGAGTGAATGGTCATCATTGTAACGCGGTCATTATCATTATTATCGTCCGGTTCATCGGCATTTGTTAATAAGGAAACGGATTGGAGAAATGCGCTTAATGTTTTGTCCTCGGTTTCTTCATTATCCACAAATTCCTTGATCCCGTTCAGCAATTCCTGGACGTTTTCGTAGCGGGAAAGTCCTTCCACCGTTTTGTCCTCGTACAATTCCCGCAAGATCCCCGAAACTTTGGCAATGTGCGCCGAAACCTCATAAGCATCCTTTCCTTCTTCGACCATGATTTTAAAGCTTTTGATCAAAGTCGCAAACTGCTCGATCGGTGTAATGGTCCTTCCGCTGGCATATTTGCCAATGTTGGCAACCACTTCCCAGATCGCAATGCTATTTTCGGATGCCGCAACCGCAATTTTTGCAACTGTTCCGTCGCCTATGCCTCTTTTTGGAAGGTTAATGATGCGCTTGAATGCTTCTTCGTCGCGCTGGTTTACTGTAAAGCGCAAGTAAGCCAGCAGATCCTTGATTTCCTTTCTTTGATAAAAGGATTGTCCACCTATGATCCGATATTTTATTCCAAGTTTACGAAGCGCTTCTTCAAAGGACCTGGATTGTGCGTTAGTCCTATATAGGATAGCAAAATTCTCGTTACGCAACGCTTTCGACATTTTTTCCTCAAAAATCGCTGTTGCAACCAACCGGCCTTCTTCATTATCCGATCCTGCCTTGATTACATCTATTAATGAACCTTCTTCATTATCTGTAAAGGTTCGCTTTTCCAGCTGCGCCTTATTGCGTGCAATGACAGAGTTAGCAGCATTAACGATCGTGCTCGTTGAGCGGTAATTCTGTTCCAGTTTGATGACCCTTACATCCGGGAAGTCTTTTTCGAAGTTGAGGATGTTTTCAATGTTCGCGCCGCGGAATGCGTAAATGCTTTGTGCATCGTCTCCAACTACCACAATATTCCTGTGGACGGCCGAAAGTTTCCTGGTTATCAGATACTGCGAAACGTTCGTATCCTGAAACTCATCCACCATCACATGCTGGAACTTGTGCTGATACTTATATAGTACATCCGGAAAGTCGCGGAAAAGAATATTGGTATTGAAAAGCAGGTCATCAAAATCCATCGCATTCGCCTGAAAGCAGCGCATTACGTATGTTTTGTATAAACGGCCGATCTCTTTCATCTTCGCCGCTTCATCGTCTGCCTGAATTATGGGGTTAGCAAGATAATCGTCCGCAGAAACGAGCCTGTTTTTAGCTCCCGAGATCCGGTTGAAAACGACATTAGCCTTATAAACTTTGTCATCCAGGTTGTATTCCTTTATTATGCTGCGCAAAAGCGACTTGGAATCATCTGTGTCATAAATCGAAAAATCGCTTGTATAGCCTAGGTAACGCGCTTCTATCCTCAGAATTTTTGCAAAAACCGAGTGGAATGTTCCCATCCAGATGTTTCTAGCCTCCGTTCCAACAGCCCCTTCGATCCGATGCCGCATTTCTCCAGAAGCTTTATTCGTAAATGTGAGCGAAAGGATACGGAAAGGATCAACACCATTCTCGATCAAGTGAGCAATGCGGTAAGTAAGGACCCTCGTTTTCCCCGAACCGGCACCCGCTATGATCATTAAAGGCCCATTACCATGCAAAACGGCCACCCGTTGAGGTTCGTTAAGCGTTGACAAATATTCGTTATGATTCAAAATATTATGCTTATCCAATTTATTGATCTGATTACAGCAAAAACCAAAGTTAGGAAAAACCATTAAAAGCATTCTTTCATTATTCGTTTCAAAGATTCCGAAAGAGGCCTTTCCCAAATTGTATTGTATACTGAGAACGTCAAAGTAGATTTGACGGTTTATTTCAGACAAAGAATTGTAACATTATATATATGAATATCGAAGATCAGCCATTAGAAGCGCAGTGGGAACATTTGCTGGACAAACTCGAAGAGTTAATAGGCAAGAAGCCCGGAGATCTCAATGGCGTTTTGTTTTTGATTGGCGTTCAGGAGCTGGGCCAGGGCGCAAAAAGGTTTACAAAAGAGCAAAAGCAGGATTTGATGCATATAGGCATATGTAAGGCCCTTAGTTTGTCATCCTATTATACATTGGAGCATATAGACAAGGAAGGCTGGCCGCATTACAAGTTGGAGCGCGCGCTGCCTATGGGAGACATTTTGAAGCAGGAAGCACTTTTGAAAATGCATGTGATTGAGTATTTCAAAAATATTTAAAATAATTTTTGAGCGGTCACTTCTGATTATGAACCGGTTAGGAAAAACTTAAAAAAAAGTTAATAAATACTTTTGTCTAGGACTTGCGGGATAAAAAAAGATGTTGCACTTTTGCACTCCCAATCGGGAACAATGGTTTAGCAGACGGCTAAACAACGAGTTCTGAAAGATTCAGAGCAACGTTCTTTGACATGATGAAGAGAGCAAAAAGATAGTTCGTTTAAGAAGATTCGGTCCTTCCTTAATTGGAAGAGACCACAACAAAATTTACAATGGAGAGTTTGATCCTGGCTCAGGATGAACGCTAGCGGCAGGCTTAATACATGCAAGGCGAGGGGGCAGCAATGTCACCGTCGTACGGGTGCGTAACGCGTATGCAACCTACCTTCAACTGGGGGATAGCCCGGGGAAACCCGGATTAATACCGCATAACACATTTGTATAGCATTATATGATTTGTTAAAGATTTATTGGTTGGAGATGGGCATGCGTTCGATTAGCTAGTTGGCAGGGTAACGGCCTACCAAGGCAACGATCGATAGGGGAGCTGAGAGGTTGATCCCCCACACGGGCACTGAGATACGGGCCCGACTCCTACGGGAGGCAGCAGTAGGGAATATTGGGCAATGGATGCAAGTCTGACCCAGCCATGCCGCGTGCCGGATGAAGGCCCTCAGGGTTGTAAACGGCTTTTATTCGGGAAGAAGAGCAGGGATGCGTCCTTGTGTGACGGTACCGAATGAATAAGCACCGGCTAACTCCGTGCCAGCAGCCGCGGTAATACGGAGGGTGCGAGCGTTGTCCGGATTTATTGGGTTTAAAGGGTGCGTAGGTGGCTTGATAAGTCAGTGGTGAAATACAGCCGCTCAACGGTTGAGGTGCCATTGATACTGTCAAGCTTGAAAGAATTGGAGGCTGCCGGAATGGATGGTGTAGCGGTGAAATGCATAGATATCATCCAGAACACCGATTGCGAAGGCAGGTGGCTACGATTTATTTGACACTGAGGCACGAAAGCATGGGGAGCAAACAGGATTAGATACCCTGGTAGTCCATGCCGTAAACGATGAGGACTCGCTGTTGGCCTGTCACGGGTCAGCGGCTTAGGGAAACCGTTAAGTCCTCCACCTGGGGAGTACGCCGGCAACGGTGAAACTCAAAGGAATTGACGGGGGTCCGCACAAGCGGTGGAGCATGTGGTTTAATTCGATGATACGCGAGGAACCTTACCTGGGCTAAATCACAATAGAATTGCGCAGAAATGTGTAAGCCAGCAATGGCTGTTGTGAAGGTGCTGCATGGCTGTCGTCAGCTCGTGTCGTGAGATGTTGGGTTAAGTCCCGCAACGAGCGCAACCCCTATGGTTAGTTGCCAGCACGTAATGGTGGGGACTCTAGCCAGACTGCCTGTGCAAACAGAGAGGAAGGAGGGGACGACGTCAAGTCATCATGGCCCTTACGTCCAGGGCAACACACGTGCTACAATGGGCGGTACAGAGGGTTGCTACACAGTGATGTGATGCCAATCCCAAAAAGCCGTTCTCAGTTCGGATTGGAGTCTGCAACTCGACTCTATGAAGCTGGAATCGCTAGTAATCGCGTATCAGCTATGACGCGGTGAATACGTTCCCGGACCTTGTACACACCGCCCGTCAAGCCATGGGAGTCGGGGAGACCTGAAGCAGTAGGTTAAAGACACTGTTAGGGTAAAATCGGCGACTGGGGCTAAGTCGTAACAAGGTAGCCGTACCGGAAGGTGCGGCTGGAACACCTCCTTTCTGGAGACGAACGATCTGCTCTCTTCCATCATCGAAGAGGGCGATACAAGCGCAAGCGCGTATTGCCTACATTATCCCGAATGCGGGATAACGAGTTCATTGACATATTGAGAAGTAGAAGAGAGAGAGAAATTAAGATCGCGCAAGCGAATTAAGGGCGCATGGGGGATACCTAGGCTCTCAGAGGCGATGAAGGACGTGATAAGCTGCGAAAAGCTACGGGGATTGGCACATACAAATTGATCCGTAGATATCCGAA
Coding sequences:
- a CDS encoding toxin-antitoxin system YwqK family antitoxin; the encoded protein is MQRLILFWCFFALILAQTALGQSEPSKETPSWLPKETVKQDTINRSKGLKSFVSGLDPVVGASVPGASTPGAEGKSTSLSTLFGETIPDLGLKVKEFKSQKKDRKSKKEKAKLAKVQYEGIPMQSMSVKYGSGDRATVEYFHVLKEYKPLNQYVLGANTRWYDKKGKKLSSALIKDKEQALPLHGSYKKYSGENLIEEGFYYMGAKDGRWVKYDAKFNLIDKSIWEHGFPAESRITYYDSAHSQIKEVLPVMFGQVEGEYMQFYKEGQLAVSGKYDGGEKIGRWVEYYQFRRQRKKEIQYPKSGWDEEFEPFVLREWDEKGKLLYDYTKDPRASAEEETEN
- a CDS encoding GDP-L-fucose synthase family protein, with amino-acid sequence MEKSAKIYIAGHRGMVGSAIHRKLVKEGFDNFLLRTSSELDLRDQSAVRNFFETERPEYIFLAAAKVGGIMANNIYRAEFLHDNLLIQNNVIDSAYRSNAKKLMFLGSSCIYPKLAPQPLHEDSLLTGLLEPTNEPYAIAKIAGIKMCEAYRAQYGCNFISVMPTNLYGPNDNYDLNNSHVLPAMIRKFHEAKEENKPFVELWGTGSPLREFLHADDLADACYFLMQNYDEPAFLNVGVGADVSIKTLAEMIQRVTGYSGEIHWNTDKPDGTPRKLMDVSKLHALGWKHRVELEDGIAVTYQDFLQKIETYAV
- a CDS encoding Lrp/AsnC family transcriptional regulator encodes the protein MSAIIKLDQIDRKVLEILQTNAKITNAQLSKEIGLSPAPTLERVKKLEQSGIIKSYHAQLEPEKVGLGVSTFVQISLVGHRKAVTESFVEKIHAIPEVIECHHITGTGDFLLRVISKDISTYQKLMLEKINEIEEVASTQTMVILSTFKESKVLPIP
- a CDS encoding DUF4301 family protein translates to MFIEKDIIQIKDRGSDIATVEEQVNYFVNGFPFLQLSKAATVGDGIIRLTDDQIATVISEFDKSASEGEIALLKFVPASGAATRMFKSLFSFLQDDKKDKSVDEFFTKLKDFAFYDDLKTSLAADGNNIETADEKTIASYFLTNKGLGYGELPKGLLKFHNYEDRSRTPLEEHLVEGAKYANAGSNVQIHFTVSPEHRDKFEKLVVEVLPSYQSEFGVRYIVSFSEQKSATDTIAVNLDNTPFREKDDSLLFRPAGHGALLDNLGQLDADIIFIKNIDNVVPDRIKQDTITYKKALAGIVLSYQKRIFAYLEQLKNQAHSALLSELDSFFRTELCVVPPADFDSWSDDQKAIYFQKKLDRPLRACGMVKNQGEPGGGPFWAENADGSSSLQIVESAQVDVDDESQNSIFKNSTHFNPVDLVCAVKNSKGELYDLKKFRDPLTGFITGKSKDGKELKAQELPGLWNGAMADWNTLFVEVPLITFNPVKTVNDLLREQHQ
- a CDS encoding ATP-dependent helicase, whose protein sequence is MNHNEYLSTLNEPQRVAVLHGNGPLMIIAGAGSGKTRVLTYRIAHLIENGVDPFRILSLTFTNKASGEMRHRIEGAVGTEARNIWMGTFHSVFAKILRIEARYLGYTSDFSIYDTDDSKSLLRSIIKEYNLDDKVYKANVVFNRISGAKNRLVSADDYLANPIIQADDEAAKMKEIGRLYKTYVMRCFQANAMDFDDLLFNTNILFRDFPDVLYKYQHKFQHVMVDEFQDTNVSQYLITRKLSAVHRNIVVVGDDAQSIYAFRGANIENILNFEKDFPDVRVIKLEQNYRSTSTIVNAANSVIARNKAQLEKRTFTDNEEGSLIDVIKAGSDNEEGRLVATAIFEEKMSKALRNENFAILYRTNAQSRSFEEALRKLGIKYRIIGGQSFYQRKEIKDLLAYLRFTVNQRDEEAFKRIINLPKRGIGDGTVAKIAVAASENSIAIWEVVANIGKYASGRTITPIEQFATLIKSFKIMVEEGKDAYEVSAHIAKVSGILRELYEDKTVEGLSRYENVQELLNGIKEFVDNEETEDKTLSAFLQSVSLLTNADEPDDNNDNDRVTMMTIHSAKGLEFRNVFIVGLEEDLFPSQMMLESRQDLEEERRLFYVAITRAEKKLSFSYAESRYQWGRLKMCEPSRFLLEVDPHFLNVSNMLHGAPTRESVSPVTSFARNLTQRKPAPTPSSTTVTHTPSEHFVPSDTFDLKEGDKVEHLKFGFGEVTRMDVNGTDRKATVNFNLVGEKTLLLSFAKLRILK